CCACAAAACAATGTGCCTGATTTGCAGTGGCCTTGTTAGTTTCTTCTTCGCTTTCTTTGTATCATCCTAACTAGTGATCTTGTTAGATTTTCGTTGTTGAAGTACCAGGTATAGACGCATCTTGTAGATCATGACGAGATGATGTAGCTGTAACCTGTAGGCACATCTGCATTAGGACCAAATGAGGTAGCTACAGGTGCAGGAGTAAGATTCTGTAGTTGGCAAATCTGCAACAGTTGCAAGCATAGAATGCATTTGTGATATGGCACCAATCACTTTATTGTAGGTCCAATTCGAACCCATTAGGCAATATTATGCTACTGAATTAGGCAAAACAATTTGCTCACAAAGCAAtaatatgattctaaattagcAATGATATGGCTCTGAATTAGGCAATAATATATGCAAGaattagaaaaatatttttctatattGTGCAAAGCAATATACTTCATTAAGCAATTTTGAGCATTTCATAATTCCTTTTTTGATTGCTTGCCTCCACTAGTAGATCACATATAACTGCCAGCACTGCTACTAGATATAGAAGTCAGTTTTTCAGCCTGATCAGACTTGTTATTTTAGTCTACTATATGTCATCTAATTGTTGCTTCTTTGTAATTCTGAAATGAAAACTGTAGCAAAGAAATACTGATTGTTCAATTGATCAATCCTAAGTTACCTAATGTGATGTTCTTTGTGCAGACTTGGTGATGCCCACCCGGCGTACTGAATGACGCATGCTGTGCTATtttgattcaaattttgcacgagggaaattttttttccccttttgctAGGGGCATTGATTGTTACGGTTTGAGATATTTGTGCAAATGCATATCATGTACCATGACAAATTGCAGATCGGATTGATTTTTGTACAATGGATATAATGCACTGCTTGCTAGATCAGAGATAAGTTTTTGTATAGATGCACGGTGATTCCAAACTGAATGAATACATGTGTTTTTATTAGTCAAACGGATACCGGTGTATAGAGTTATACTACTAGGAAAATGATCTCTCGTTCCGAGGCTTAGTACCGGTCACCTTTGACCCAGTAACCTCGTACTAATGTCAGCATTAGTACTGGATCTAAAAGATAGTCACCGAGGAGCTCCCGTgactccctttagtaccggatggagcctCAACTCGGTActatctttagtaccgggtgggagcttCACCCGGTATCAAGGATCCTAAGGCACAATAGTACCGGGTGGAAgacccacccggtactaaaaccTCCATCCGCCATCTTTtttcctcccccgccgctctgTCTCTTTAATTTTtatcctttctctctctcataGCTATCTCCTAGCTCCTCCTGTCTCCCAGCTGTCTCTCTCATAGCTATCTCTTTCTCCTTTCTCTATCACagcttcctctctctctcacggcggcgggagcggcatcgggtgggagggcggcgggaggggaccggcggagaggggcggagggaggcggagcAGCCATGGGGAGGGGCGGGGCTGGCGGGGGGATTTTGTTTTAATACCCTTAAGTACCGATTATTTCAACCAGTGCTGAAGAACCTCCCTCTAGTACCGAAAtaccagtaccggttgcacaaccggtactaaagggggttcccaaccgaTAGTAAAGACGTTTTCTCTCCTAGTGTTACTTAATTTGGCAGTTTACCAGAAATGGCATGCTTCAAATCAAGTAACTTTCCCTAATCAGGCCGGTCGTACGGGAGGTCTAAACCTTTTCCCTCGTCGTCCTGTCCTCACGGACGCTCGCTTCCCGCTGCCACCACCATCATGCTCAGCCACGGGCCTCGGCATCATCATTCAACAGCCAAGTGCTCAACACGTTTAATTTGTGGTATATTTTTCTCCTTGCACGGCTTCGTTCATAGTAACACGATAGCTTCTGGACAGATGGATGGAGTGTGCTTCACATTCTCTAACTGCTCCCGTTTGTAGGATTTCTGAATCGAACTTTCGGCTAATACAGTAATTTATTACATTGATGCCCACTTCAGCTGCTAGATGGTCTGTAAAAAACAGCACATGCTTATCGTTTCGACAACAAAATTGTGAAACCCATGGTCTTTATTCACAAAATCATGGAATATAGGCCAATTTTTCACTTCTTGATTCTTTTACTATAGAATACGTTGTGATTACACTATGTGTTTGGCTTTATTACAGATGAACTGCATATATCTTTGTTCCATTCGTTTATTGACCTACTTTTTCAAGGTCTGATATGTACATGTCTACCTTGGTGATCCTTgagttgtgaaaaaaaaaattgtagcgtACTTACAATATGGTTATGCACTGTCAAATAATTAATGTACAATTATCTAATTTCCTCACATACTCGTgtattgttattttttttagaagaatGGCATTCATTATAGAAGAATAATAGAGTTCAAAATAATAGGCTTCGAAGcatgctattttttttcaagcTTCGGAATCGACGTGACGATGCCCGCGGCAACGCGCGGGGTTTCGGCTAGTCTTTCATATTTCTAAGTTTGTAGTGACATATTCCAAAACCAGCATAAATTTAGCGACATGGATCCATGATACCGTGTTGTCAAGTCCACAAACCACATATGTAATTGCCTACAATTCACATGTTTTTATTTGACAGGCACTCTGGACCGCCGGACGACGATTCAACGGTCTAGGTGCTGCCACCTACTCCCTTCTTCATCCGTGCTAGACTCTCCACATACCTACTACTGTCTTCGTCGGATCAACATCTGTCACTTTGCATTTGGTACCCCACCACTTTGGGGTTGCAAATTGTTGGTGTCCTCGTCGCCTGACCTCGTATCACCCAACTGTATATCATGTGGTTCCTATCGTAAGAAATTGGGAGGACTCCTTTTAAAACGTCTCCAACCTCTGAGAAATCTTAGCGCACTGTCCGGAAAAATCATCCCCGAAAATAACGGATTATATTGGaagcataaataaaaaaaaaagcttcacGGGCCCGCGAAAACCTAAGAAGATGGTAACCCTCGCAAACGCCCCTATATATGGAGAGTGCATCATCGTCCGAAGCCCTTAATTAATCTTGTAGGTGCTGTTGCTGCGTACGTTACAAATTCGAGATTTCAATCGCTTGACGATCTCAGCAAACGTGTAGCATCACCTAGGAAATGGATATGCGAATAATAATTGCAAAAGCAAGTACATTTGATTTTGGTTTGAACTATAGCATGTTTATTTGATTTTGGTTTGAACTATAGCTCTTGGTCGACGATCCGGCAGGAGCCACGGTACAGATAACAAGACTCCGCGAGCAGCCGTATGTAATTATGCATGCGTGACAACGGCAACCCGCAAGTGACCAGCCTCCGCAGCTCCGCCAGTCCACAGTTCACCTCATCACATAATAATAGGGCCATCACTGTCTGATTTATTTTGATCTGAGCTCGATCCGTCGTCTGGTCCAATGGGTCCTTTTCCTCCTGCTCGTGTGTAATACGATTCCTCGAGTCACAAcacattgtcattttcagaagcTTGGAGTCGGATCTCTTAAGAGCTTGTATAGTTGTATCTTCATCATCGTTTCAACCGATTTCAACCAATATTCTAAATAGCGGGCTATGATATTTAGCGGAGAGCTTTTTTAGCCACTATAGCTTCGCTATAATGCGCTATAGTGTTAATATGGCCCGCTATTTAGTACAATAATTTTATAGCGGCAGTTGCCAAAATCTACTATAACCCACTATTTTGAGCACTGATCTCAACACATAAGAAGTATATAAGAGTAGAAAATCGAGTCTAAATTTTATCCAGTTGATTAAGCGGACAACATAGATCGCTGAGCTTGAGCCCAAGAAGAAAAGGCCCAggttttttcttaaaaaaataaaaaaatggttaaaagctaaataaaagaaaatttaaaataaaagtaagaaataaaaaagaaaaggaaaaacaacacCTGGGCCGTGCTCCCTCCCTCTACGCCCACGCACGTCTTTACGGTCATCTCCAGCGCAGGCCTAGAGTTTATCGCGCCAAACTCACACTCACTATTGGCCCGTCAGAGATTTCTCGGCTTCAGAGCGACAATAATCGCTGAGCTTGAGCCCAAGAAGAAAAGGCCCAGGTTTTTCTCCAGCCCACGCGATTCCCGTTCAAGCCCGCAGCAGAGGCAGGAGGCCATAAATAACCCTAGCAGCAGCTCGTGCAGACGCCAGATCGATTCCTTTTTCGCCCCCAATCCATTCCCCACCAGAATCCGTCaagccggaggcggaggaggaaggagatcgAGCGGAGGCGACGCAGCCGGAGATGAAGACTTTCGACCCGTGGCCGGTGTTCTTCCGCCGGGAGTGGCGCCGCAACTGGCCCTTCCTCACCGGCTTCGCCATCACCGGTTTCCTCATCACCAAGATGACGGCCAACTTCACCGAGGAGGACCTCAAGAACTCCAAGTTCGTCCAGGAGCACAAGAAGCACTGATGGGACCAGGTGAGACGCCCCCGCCTCCCTCGTCGGCGAGATCCGTGCATCTATGTATCGCGTTGGAGGAGGCTAGATCTGTTTGTTCcctgttattcacttattcCTCGTGCCGCCGCATGTGCTGCCTAGATTCCGCTCGTGGTTGACCCTGGTGTttgatgttgctgctgcttgttGATGCGATGCGTCATGCGTGTAATCTTTACCTGATCTGTTCTAATAGCGCTTGAATCGATAGGTTATTCGACCGTGAGTTGGATTTTGGGGGTAATTCGGTGTAGGGAGGAAAAAGGCGCATATGCATTTTTCTTATTGCTTTAGGGAAATGGATGGTTTAGTTGTCAAATCATCTAACTAGTTTATCTCTGTCATAGATAGTTCGGATTGACCAAACGAGATTAATGCCATTTCTGCTTTCTTTGGTCTGTGGGATATGAGTCTGAGTCTAAGGCCACCACTTGTTTGGCAATATGTTCTATCACAGCAAACCTCACACCTGCTGTTGTACTTCTGACATTTCCCTTTTTTAACAATGGATCATGGCTCTTAACTGGTGTAACATTGCTCAATTCAACCAGTCTGAAAGTTCTGCACCTTTACTACTGCAAATTGTCTAATTTGTAACCCTGGTGCTTGATACTGTCAAGATGCCTAAGCCTGAGTGCTTTCTGATATGCTCCTTGAGGACTCTCTTCTGTTCCTCATTAACTCAGCCAACTTGCCCACCTTTTTCTCTAGAATTAACACATATCAACTCTCAGCTGACCTACTACTTTTGAGTAATTGTGGAAATGCAAAAAAGGATAGGATCTAATTCCTGCATCTTGTAGCCTCTTGGTGACCACCTGTGTTGTTTGTTGCCATTTAATTACTTAAGACTTGAGATGATAAGCTTCTTGTTTGAGAATTTTGAAGACCTCCCTCCCCACTACGACAGTAGTAAGAGTTCTTAACTCTCCCCTTTTGATGGTTCAATGGAATTTATCACTTTATAGTGTTGTTGCCTCAGTATATTTTGCATGCTGACGCCCCATGATCATTTCTTAGGACCTAGTTTGATAGGTGCAGAAACTGTTCGCtgacttattttcttttatggtTACATGCTGGACTTTGACAATTGAGCAATTTTCGAAATATGTGTGGCTAATGTGTGGATAGCTCGTGATAGTAGAATTAAATGCTGTCATGAGCATTGGCATTAGATGTGTGGGTAATTGATTGTGAGGTCCTACGTGGAGGATCATAGCTGTGGGTAGTCGCGCTTTCTCACAGTATTAGCATGATAAGGTATTGATCTTTGCTCGTAAAGTAGGCTGTAAAGATGTTTATGTACTTGTAGGAAAGTCTAGCCGTCTCTGTACAAGACCTTTTCTTAGTATACCCTTTTGGTGGTTACAAACTTACAATGAATCCATCCCTTGATAATGTTATCGCTTGAGTATATTTTGCATACCGGTGCCCCTGATCAATTCCTAGGGCATAGTTTCTTTGGTGTGGTTGTCATTTTTCTCTGAATAACCTTCTGTTATCTTGACATGTTAGAAAAGAAATTGACTATCAACCTTCTGGTGGTGAAAAGGAAGATCTTGGCCTTGAAATAAAACATCCGTATCTGACAATAAATCATTAGTTTGTTGGGTTTCAGCTATTAGCTTGTGGGTATTATTCATACAATTTTTATGCTATCATATTATGAATGCATTTGATGAAAGGATAATTGATTGTTTAGTCCATTGAGGGCAAATGAACAAAGCTGTTTTGGATGGAATATGTTTGTCATGTAGTTTCATAGTAATCCAAATCTCCATGGATCTTGGTCTTTCTCTTTTAAACTGTTAAACCTGCAAGGATCTCCAATGTGTCGTTTTGCAGTTGATGTTATATTCTGGTTTAATATTTTGAAATCAAAGTGCTTAACGCTTTCAGTTCCTGCAGGTGGAGTTGTCCATGTTGCCTAGGTGGCCAGCCAATTCTGTTGTTCTGTTTGAATGAAATTAGTCCACCTTccttttctctcctttttcATCCAAATGCGTGCACTCTATGCTCCGTTTGTAATGTAATAAGAGGCAAATGAATTGTTGAACCAGAAAAAAATCAGCTTCTGATTGTAATACTCCCAAGTTTGATGAGGTTTCCTGACTTATATCTGGGACATGTGCGCATGCACTCACTCTATATCCTTTTGACTACTTAATTAGAAAACTATTGAAGATCTTGTCAATTGATTTTAGCCTGTTTGAGTTTGAAAGGGACCGAGGTCTTGCACGAAGTCTAGTAATAATTCACCAATGGCGCTAGACTTGCAAGGGCATGGTCAAGAACGCCCAATGGAAGTGGGGGCTCAAGGACTTCGACCAAATCTGACCTCATCAAATTTGGGGACGCAAAGTTGAGGTAGGATTCTTGAATCCTAAATGTACGCATGAATCCAGCCACTGCCACACGCagttttttttctcccttttgcCGTCCAGCTCAGGATAGGCAAAAATCTCCTTTTAACTATATTAACGCTTTCCTCTAATCACACAATAAAAGTCCATCTAGTAGGATCATCAATTTTAGCTCTGGCCATCAATATCGAAAATTCACTTAGATTGACCTACAAGGTGGGTGCTAATGCTACTAGCTATTATCATGAAAAAAACTTTCATaatattaagggggtgtttggatactaggtgctaaactttagtagtgtcacgtcggatgttcggatgctaattaggaggactaaatataagctaattataaaactaattgcagaatccttggattaattcgcgagacgaatctattaagcctaattaatccatcattagcaaatggttactgtagcaccacatggtcagatcatggactaattaggcttaatagattcgtttcgcgaatcAGActcgtgcaattagttttgtaattagcctatgtttaatactcctaattagtatcaaacatccgatgcgaCATGCGCTAAATTTTAgtaggtggtatccaaacacccctggaTCTTCCTATTTTAAGATAATAACTTTCAAAGATATCGATGTCACGATAGACTTATATTTCTTATATTATAGAAAATACCAAGGTaatcttttttttctatctcTGTCTCTCTTTCGAACTATCGTGTGGTCATGATCTTTAATTTGGATCGCAGCTTGCAAAATTTCTTTGCCTGATATGTGACTAGCCTAGAAACCAATAATCACCCCAACCTATAGTCTCGATCGGCACTTTCTTTCCCTGTTCGTTTTTTCAATCCTTGCCTACGGCATATCTTTTCATGGCAAATTTGAAATTGCTCTTGACAATAATAGATGAACTAAAGCTTAACACGAAAATGTCAGATGCTCAAGTGACAGATGCCCAACATTTTAGACTGACAATGACATACTAACAAAAAATTAACTTGAAGGCGGACAGATGTTAATCAATAGATTTTAGCCTAAAGATTTGTAAATTATACAACAACAATTTTATGCTGTTGTTTACTCTATATGATGTAAATTGTAATGTAGTATAATAGAGGAGATAGTGGTAAAATTATAATCTTGTAGACtattatactccatccgtcccaaattactattcattttagcttttctaaatatataatttttgatatggatctagatgtatgtatgtatgtatgtttagatacgtagcaaaaacaacgtatttagaaaagtcaaaatgaatagtaatttgggatggagggaacgTCAAACCGTGCCTTACATTTAAAATGAGACATTAGTAAGAATGTTAGAAAAGCCACATCAAATTTGAAGCAACGAGCTGCATATCTGCACCTAGCTAGTGCTATAAAATGTCGCACCAAGCTGAAGCCATTTGAGAAACCTGAGCCGAGCAATAGCTAGCCAAAGTGAAGGCATCCTCGCCATCATCGCCGACGATGCTTTGAGGCACAGCCAACAGGTGGCGAGAGCTCCATGGCAAGGACTTGTGGAAGGGCCTCCTGGACCCGCTCGACATCGACCTCCGCAAGTCCATCATCTCCTACGGCGAGCTCGCGCAGGCCACCTACGACGGGTTCTACCGCGAGAGGcgctcgccgcacgccggcgCGTGCCTGCACGACCGCTTCGACCTCCTGTGCAGCTCCGGAGCGTCGGCTGCCGCCGACTACGCCGTCACCAAGTTCGTCGGCGCTGCCCGTGCCCAACGCGTTCCTCCTCCGGCCAGCACCGGGGCTCAACCAGGACGCGTGGTGCAGGGAGTCCAACTGGATCGGGTACGTCGCCGTGGCCACCGACGAGGACGCGGCCAGGCTGGGCGGCGCGACGTCGTGGTGGCGTGGCGCGGGACGCTGAGGAACCTGGAGTGGGTCAACGACTTCGATTTCACGCCAGTGCCCGCCGCGCCGGTGgtgggcgccgcggcggccgcgcaccCGCTCGCCATGGCGCATAGGGGCTTCCTGTCGGCGTACAGGTCCAGCAACGCGAGCTCCACGTTCAACAGTCCAGCGCCAGAGACCAGGCAAGTCGACACCTTGTTAGTTCTGATTGTACTTACAAGGAGAATATTCATGAGTACGGTTCCGTGCGAGATAGTGCATGCCTCATTGATATAGTAAAAAATACAAGATTATACCCTGGAGGCTAGACCAGGAAAAGTAAAAGAAACTATGAGAAAAACAACTACAAACTCAGCCGGAGGCCAACGATGAGGCGACCAAGGAGGAAGCCAAGCACTGAACCAGCCACGCTAAGCATGACCGAATGCTGCTAAGCCGACAAAAAACCTTAAAGTGCACTACCCATCTCCACCAGCACCCGATAGCACGCCAATCGGCAATGTGACCTCCAGATGACTCCACAAAGTGAGATATAGAGGGAGTGGGTGAGAGAGAAGAAGATCCACACTTCCCtgcactaagggggtgtttggttccctttgcttatttttaagcaagtgtcacatcaatatttagatactaattaggagtatctAACGTATGCTATCTACAAAACCCGTTATGGATGAGGACGCGAGGCTTAAATAAGCGAGACGATTCGACAAAGGTTAAACTTTCATTCCATAATTAGCAAAATGTTTTCTGTAGCAAACACATTGTCCAAAATTATGGACTAAATTAGGGTTTATAGATTGGTCTcgtcatttagcctccacttatgtaatggattttgtaaatagtctacgtttaatactcctaattagtatctaaacattcgatgtgacgggtgctaaaaataagcaaacgaactAAACCAGGCCTAACCCGCGAGACACCTAGGAGCCTAACCACCACCGGAGCGAAGCCACCGAGGAGGCGGAAAAGACAGAACGGGAATTACAAAGGATGACGCCTCCAACAAGGAGGCGACGCAAAgcgccgtcgtcgcccgccCAAGAGATCTCAGGTAAGGTTTTCACCAGTAGTTCTCGCCAGGGAGCACGGGGAGGATGCCTCAACAACGTCCCCAGGAGGAGCGCGATGCCCAGAACGCCGCCGTTGTCAGCCTGACACCAGGCTAGGCTTTTGCCCGGCTCTCGCCGGCCTCCCTGCTGCCACAGCCCATCACCCTCCAAGGTCTCCACCATCGAGTGGCGACCAGCCAAGCCCGCTGCAGCCACCAGTCTGTGTTGCACCACGGAGCTTCCCGCGCCGCCAAGAGGGGCTAGCCACCAAGATCACACCTATGCTGAACTGTCCCCAACTAGCTGCAGCTGCCGCACCGACCTAGTACTGCTATGCAGGACTAGTTCGCCGCCACGCCGGTCTCATGACTGCTGGCAGCAAACCTTTATCGACCATCGCAGAGCGTCCTAGCTTGTAGTCGCACCGTCAGGCGTAGGTCGTTGTTGTGCCGCGCAACGCATGGCCGCCGCACCACGTCCATTCCTCCATGAGCCTGCAGCGTCTCTCCCACCAAAGCGCCGCTGCGGTCATAGCGTCGCCGCCTCGCAACCATGCGCGGCTGCAGCCCCAACTAGTGTCTTATCGCCACCTCAGACCCAACACGGCAGCGGTAGCCGCCAGCACGAACCTTCCTCCAACTCTTCACCCCGGTCGACGGCCGCCACAGGCATCAACCTTGCCTCTGCACACACGCAAGTGCCGCTGGTGTGCCTCCTCGCACTGCTTCTCAGCCTCCACCTGCGGCCTTGCTCCACGCCGCCGTCTCAGATCTGCACCGCTGCCCACGGGGCACTACCATGtgtgcggccgccgccggccaccacgccCGTGCGCAACCGCATCGCGCCACTACCCCGCAccatgctgccgccgctgccgctgccgtacCACCAGCTCCACCACCCTCCGTAGCAGCCACACCGCCCACCGCTGCCACTAGGCCAATCcctagggcgccgccgcccgcgcacgGCCGCATCCAACTCTACGAGGCCGTCCACCGAGTCGCCGCCACCCGCGCCAGGGCACGGCAGGGCCGCCATcgtgcggcgccgccgtggtcgCCGTGCAGCGCCTCCCGCCCAGATCTGGTGCAGGTGGCCATGAAACTTGGCAACAAGACCTCGCCACCGCCCTCCTTGGGAGCCACGTGGGCTTCCGGCAGGtccctccggcgacggcgaggtggagaggaaggaggcaagggggtggcggcggctagggtttgggtcgCCACTCGAGTCGC
This sequence is a window from Setaria italica strain Yugu1 chromosome III, Setaria_italica_v2.0, whole genome shotgun sequence. Protein-coding genes within it:
- the LOC101784427 gene encoding phospholipase A1-II 7-like encodes the protein MALDLQGHANRWRELHGKDLWKGLLDPLDIDLRKSIISYGELAQATYDGFYRERRSPHAGACLHDRFDLLCSSGASAAADYAVTKFVGAARAQRVPPPASTGAQPGRVVQGVQLDRVRRRGHRRGRGQAGRRDVVVAWRGTLRNLEWVNDFDFTPVPAAPVVGAAAAAHPLAMAHRGFLSAYRSSNASSTFNSPAPETRQVDTLLVLIVLTRRIFMSTVPCEIVHASLI